A region of Microscilla marina ATCC 23134 DNA encodes the following proteins:
- a CDS encoding ArsA family ATPase translates to MRILLYTGKGGVGKTTIAAATAVKTAEMGYKTLVISTDPAHSLSDALDVKLQPEPTLIQENLYGQELDVYYSMKKYWGQMREMLLAIFKLQGVNRVVAEEMSALPGMEEASAFLWIDKYYEEKAFDVVIIDSAPTGETLTLLTIPQVSQWWLSKAFPFQKYAIKAVGSMVRGVTGIPIDKGYEELDELFNKLQKVQKLMSNPEICSIRLVVNPERMVIKEAKRAYTYLQMYGYPVDSVVINRIFPEMDADSVFHKYIQSQKKYLQTIEESFDPLPIAQVKHLGEEVFGIDLLKTIATLLYPDSDPSKPLYNESPFQIIENGSRYLLKIHLPFVEEGSEDLRVTSVGQELVIQLGNQRRNFFVPNFLSFYTMEKHTINEGWLVVFYKKKGV, encoded by the coding sequence ATGCGCATACTACTTTATACTGGAAAAGGTGGGGTAGGCAAAACTACCATAGCCGCCGCCACTGCCGTAAAAACCGCCGAAATGGGGTATAAAACCTTGGTAATCTCTACCGATCCGGCGCACAGCCTGTCCGATGCCCTAGACGTAAAGCTACAGCCTGAGCCTACCCTTATTCAAGAAAACCTCTATGGGCAGGAGTTAGATGTATATTATTCTATGAAAAAGTACTGGGGACAAATGCGCGAGATGTTGTTGGCCATTTTTAAGCTACAAGGGGTAAACCGGGTAGTGGCAGAAGAAATGTCAGCGTTGCCCGGTATGGAAGAAGCCTCTGCTTTTTTGTGGATAGACAAGTATTATGAAGAAAAGGCCTTCGATGTGGTAATTATTGACAGTGCGCCTACTGGCGAAACCCTTACTTTACTTACCATTCCACAAGTGAGCCAGTGGTGGTTGAGCAAAGCATTTCCTTTTCAGAAATATGCCATCAAAGCAGTGGGGTCTATGGTACGGGGAGTTACGGGTATTCCTATAGACAAAGGGTATGAAGAACTGGATGAGCTTTTTAATAAGTTGCAAAAGGTGCAAAAACTCATGAGCAACCCCGAAATATGCTCTATTCGCTTGGTGGTAAACCCGGAGCGAATGGTGATCAAAGAAGCTAAACGTGCTTATACTTACTTGCAAATGTATGGGTATCCGGTAGACTCAGTGGTGATTAACCGCATCTTTCCAGAAATGGATGCCGACTCGGTTTTCCATAAATACATTCAGAGCCAAAAGAAGTACTTACAAACTATAGAAGAAAGTTTTGATCCGCTGCCTATTGCACAGGTAAAACATTTGGGGGAAGAAGTTTTTGGAATCGATTTGCTCAAAACCATCGCTACCTTGCTTTACCCCGACAGCGATCCTTCAAAGCCTTTGTACAACGAGTCCCCTTTTCAAATCATTGAAAATGGCAGTCGTTATTTGTTAAAAATCCACTTGCCTTTTGTAGAAGAAGGGAGTGAAGACCTCCGTGTAACCAGCGTAGGGCAAGAGTTGGTTATACAATTGGGCAACCAAAGACGCAATTTTTTCGTGCCTAACTTCCTGAGCTTTTATACTATGGAAAAACACACCATCAACGAAGGTTGGCTAGTGGTTTTCTACAAAAAGAAAGGGGTATAA
- a CDS encoding leucine-rich repeat domain-containing protein, translating to MANNQHLDNSSEEHFQTILELLETLDKSNIIGAFQLSENTSNLSIDILSYLFAISLFFPDDFVTEQSRLIVENSLASSSDVYALSYNFDLEYHLDNESKLSDFLSELHFEFNLNSSIVGNTALRLLNTGWMFCLQQQTASADQLQDWIHNRELSLDNLDIEEVPAAVGGLTNLNFLFLELNQLSTLPDEISNLKYLKRLYLNDNFFSEFPECICQLEYLRELRLEHNKIETVTPLIGLMTNLEVLHLSYNRLTTLPPEIGQLKKLRRVWLVGNHFSGAEKVKVKKLFSPSTMIEI from the coding sequence ATGGCTAATAATCAACATCTGGACAACTCGTCTGAAGAGCACTTTCAGACCATACTTGAATTACTCGAAACACTGGACAAAAGCAATATCATTGGTGCGTTTCAACTCTCCGAAAACACCTCTAATCTTTCCATTGATATCCTTTCTTACCTTTTTGCTATCTCACTTTTTTTTCCTGACGATTTTGTGACTGAACAGTCCAGATTAATTGTTGAAAACAGTCTGGCTTCAAGCTCCGATGTGTATGCCCTCAGTTATAACTTTGACCTGGAGTACCATTTGGACAATGAGTCAAAGCTTTCTGATTTTTTGTCTGAACTACACTTTGAGTTTAACCTTAACTCTTCTATTGTGGGCAATACTGCCTTGCGGTTATTGAATACAGGTTGGATGTTTTGCCTCCAGCAACAAACTGCTAGTGCCGACCAACTACAGGATTGGATTCATAATCGGGAGCTTTCGCTTGATAACCTCGACATTGAGGAGGTGCCTGCTGCGGTGGGTGGGCTTACTAATTTAAATTTTCTATTTCTTGAGCTCAATCAATTAAGTACCTTGCCAGACGAGATCAGTAACCTTAAATACTTAAAACGTTTGTACCTCAATGATAATTTTTTCAGTGAGTTTCCTGAATGTATATGCCAACTAGAATATTTGCGCGAATTGCGATTAGAGCATAACAAGATAGAAACCGTTACTCCTTTGATAGGTCTCATGACCAACCTTGAGGTGCTACACCTGAGCTATAATCGTTTGACAACCTTGCCCCCCGAAATTGGTCAATTAAAAAAACTACGACGGGTATGGTTGGTAGGAAACCATTTTTCGGGGGCTGAAAAAGTGAAAGTAAAAAAATTGTTTTCTCCCTCTACAATGATAGAAATTTAA
- a CDS encoding nuclear transport factor 2 family protein has translation MNSFKSITGLIIATFLYTLPLHAQRSTQAIQEVTQAIEAFNQAFLTADVIFLDQHLTEEYIHSNSGSALIDKKGWLNYIKKRHTQLKSGQLKVHTYQMTELTVKVYGNSAIANGLITSSGVFRAKKFKSIIRVTQMWVKEKNVWKRAAFHDSKLSK, from the coding sequence ATGAATAGTTTTAAGTCAATTACGGGTTTGATCATTGCCACATTTTTGTACACCTTGCCGCTACATGCGCAACGCTCTACCCAAGCCATCCAAGAAGTAACCCAAGCCATTGAAGCGTTTAATCAAGCATTTTTAACTGCTGATGTAATTTTTTTAGACCAACACCTTACTGAAGAGTACATTCACTCAAACAGTGGCAGTGCCTTGATTGACAAAAAAGGATGGCTCAATTACATCAAAAAACGACACACCCAACTCAAATCAGGACAACTAAAGGTGCATACTTACCAAATGACCGAACTCACAGTGAAGGTATATGGCAATAGTGCCATTGCCAATGGCCTAATCACTTCCAGTGGTGTTTTTCGAGCTAAAAAATTTAAATCTATCATCCGTGTAACACAGATGTGGGTCAAAGAAAAAAACGTGTGGAAACGTGCCGCTTTTCACGACTCGAAGCTCAGTAAGTAA
- a CDS encoding M3 family metallopeptidase: MNPFLEKFDTPFETVPFDKIKTEHFKPAIEAAMTEGKAEVKAITDNAEAPTFVNTVEALERAGSKVNIVAGVLSNLNSAETSPEIQELAKDIFPMITEYGNDILLDEALFARIKAVYEQKEALSLSAEQTTLLDKTYKSFVRNGANLNDTDKQKLREIDVALSKLSVQFGQNVLADTNAYTMHLTDEADLEGLPDQVREAAAMTAKQMEKEGWVFTLQYPSYVPFMTYASKRELREKLAKAYAKRGCQGNDNDNQKIVKDFARLRYERANLLGYATHADFVLEQRMASTPKVVENFLNDLLKHAKPAADKEMQELVSYAKKLDGIEEMQRWDYAYYSEKLKKEKFNIDDEMLKPYFELDKVIEGIFAVAKKLYGLNFKANADIPVYHPEVKAYEVEDEEGRHVSVFYADFFPREGKRNGAWMTSFRGQKVVNEEEQRPHVSIVCNFTKPTETRPSLLTFNEVLTFFHEFGHALHGMLASGNYESLSGTHVYWDFVELPSQIMENWVFEKETLDIFAQHYKTGESIPADLIQRIKDSANYMQGYQTVRQISFGRLDMAWHAQDPRNVGDIATFEREVGEETRLFPESKENNSMSCGFSHIFAGGYSAGYYSYKWAEVLDADAYEYFQENGIFDSKTAQSFKDNILAKGGSEHPMVLYKRFRGKEPSPEALLRRAGLIESK; this comes from the coding sequence ATGAATCCTTTTTTAGAGAAATTTGATACACCTTTTGAAACGGTACCTTTTGATAAAATCAAAACGGAGCATTTTAAACCTGCCATAGAAGCCGCAATGACAGAAGGTAAAGCAGAAGTAAAAGCCATTACTGACAATGCAGAGGCTCCTACTTTTGTCAATACCGTAGAAGCCCTGGAGCGTGCCGGGTCTAAAGTAAATATTGTAGCAGGAGTATTGTCGAACCTCAATAGTGCCGAAACCAGCCCAGAGATTCAGGAGTTGGCAAAAGATATTTTTCCAATGATTACCGAGTACGGCAACGACATCTTGTTGGATGAAGCTTTATTTGCTCGAATCAAAGCGGTATACGAACAAAAAGAAGCCTTGAGTCTATCGGCAGAGCAAACTACTTTGTTAGACAAAACTTATAAGAGTTTTGTGCGTAATGGAGCAAATTTAAATGATACAGATAAGCAAAAGTTAAGGGAAATAGATGTAGCGTTGTCGAAGCTTTCGGTGCAGTTTGGGCAAAACGTATTGGCAGATACCAATGCGTATACTATGCATTTAACTGATGAGGCAGATCTTGAAGGTTTACCAGACCAAGTGCGTGAGGCGGCCGCAATGACGGCAAAGCAAATGGAAAAAGAAGGGTGGGTGTTTACTTTACAATACCCAAGTTATGTGCCCTTTATGACCTATGCCAGCAAGCGTGAATTGCGAGAAAAACTTGCCAAGGCTTACGCCAAAAGAGGGTGTCAAGGCAACGACAACGATAACCAAAAAATAGTAAAAGACTTTGCGCGCCTGCGTTATGAAAGAGCCAACCTATTGGGGTATGCTACCCACGCCGATTTTGTGCTGGAGCAACGCATGGCAAGTACCCCCAAGGTGGTAGAAAACTTCTTGAACGACTTGCTCAAGCATGCCAAACCCGCAGCTGACAAAGAGATGCAAGAATTGGTGTCTTATGCCAAAAAACTGGATGGTATAGAGGAAATGCAGCGTTGGGATTATGCCTATTACTCTGAGAAACTCAAGAAAGAGAAGTTTAATATTGACGACGAAATGCTCAAGCCTTATTTTGAGTTGGATAAGGTGATTGAGGGTATTTTTGCAGTAGCAAAAAAACTATATGGGCTCAACTTTAAAGCCAATGCCGATATTCCGGTGTATCACCCAGAGGTAAAGGCGTATGAGGTAGAAGATGAGGAGGGGCGCCATGTATCTGTGTTTTATGCTGATTTTTTTCCAAGAGAAGGCAAACGCAATGGTGCTTGGATGACCAGCTTTAGAGGGCAAAAAGTAGTCAATGAGGAAGAGCAGCGCCCTCATGTGTCTATTGTATGCAACTTTACCAAACCCACCGAAACTCGCCCATCTTTGCTTACTTTCAACGAGGTACTGACCTTTTTCCATGAGTTTGGGCATGCTTTGCATGGGATGTTGGCAAGTGGTAATTATGAAAGCCTGAGTGGTACCCATGTATACTGGGACTTTGTGGAACTACCTTCGCAGATTATGGAAAACTGGGTGTTTGAAAAAGAAACTCTGGACATTTTTGCCCAACATTACAAAACCGGGGAAAGTATTCCTGCTGACCTGATTCAACGCATCAAAGACAGTGCAAACTACATGCAAGGATACCAAACCGTTCGCCAGATTAGTTTTGGCAGGTTAGATATGGCATGGCATGCTCAAGATCCTCGCAATGTTGGTGATATTGCAACATTTGAGCGTGAGGTAGGGGAGGAGACGCGTTTGTTTCCCGAAAGCAAAGAAAACAATAGCATGAGCTGTGGTTTTAGTCATATTTTTGCCGGAGGCTATTCGGCAGGCTACTATAGTTACAAATGGGCAGAGGTATTAGACGCTGATGCTTATGAGTATTTTCAGGAAAACGGGATTTTTGATTCCAAAACTGCCCAATCTTTCAAAGACAACATTTTAGCAAAAGGAGGCAGCGAGCACCCTATGGTGTTGTACAAACGCTTTAGAGGCAAAGAGCCTTCACCAGAAGCTTTGTTGCGTCGTGCCGGTTTGATCGAAAGTAAGTAA
- the miaA gene encoding tRNA (adenosine(37)-N6)-dimethylallyltransferase MiaA: MTNLNKYLLVVVGPTAVGKTTLCIRLAQHFDTEIVSADSRQFYREMAIGTAKPTSEELAQAPHHLIDSQSIMDDYNVGDYEKDALVCLEDIFARKQVAILTGGSGLYIQAVCDGIDEMPEVAPEIRAQLMGRLQQEGLEPLLQQLEQLDPVYYQQVDQANPHRVVRALEVCLSTGQPYSSFRKKNKVQRPFNILKIGLERDREELYERINLRMDLMLEQGLLEEVKALYPYKNHNALQTVGYKEIFDYMDNKHDWDEAVRLLKRNSRRYAKRQMTWFRRDEEIHWFSPQKVDTIIDWVDRRMSD, from the coding sequence TTGACCAATCTCAACAAATACTTGCTGGTAGTGGTAGGGCCTACGGCAGTGGGTAAAACAACCTTGTGTATTCGTTTGGCGCAACATTTCGACACTGAGATAGTGTCTGCCGACTCCCGACAGTTTTACCGTGAAATGGCTATAGGAACCGCCAAGCCTACCTCCGAAGAATTGGCGCAAGCTCCTCATCACCTGATCGATTCTCAGTCTATTATGGATGACTATAATGTGGGAGACTATGAGAAAGATGCATTGGTTTGCCTAGAGGACATTTTTGCCCGTAAACAAGTAGCCATCCTTACGGGTGGGTCGGGCTTGTATATACAGGCGGTGTGCGATGGAATAGACGAAATGCCTGAAGTAGCTCCCGAAATTCGTGCCCAGTTGATGGGGAGGCTCCAGCAAGAAGGGCTTGAGCCTTTATTGCAGCAATTGGAGCAACTAGATCCGGTGTATTACCAACAGGTAGACCAAGCCAACCCTCATAGGGTAGTACGTGCTCTGGAGGTGTGCTTGAGTACAGGGCAACCTTATTCTTCGTTTCGTAAAAAAAATAAAGTACAGCGACCTTTTAATATTTTAAAAATAGGGTTGGAGCGTGACCGGGAAGAGTTGTACGAGCGCATTAATTTGCGCATGGACTTGATGCTGGAGCAAGGACTGTTAGAGGAGGTAAAAGCTTTGTACCCTTACAAAAACCACAATGCACTGCAAACAGTGGGGTATAAAGAGATATTTGACTATATGGACAACAAGCACGATTGGGACGAGGCAGTACGTTTGCTTAAGCGCAACAGTCGTCGATATGCGAAGCGACAAATGACTTGGTTTAGGCGAGACGAAGAAATCCATTGGTTTTCGCCCCAAAAAGTTGATACAATCATAGATTGGGTAGATCGACGAATGAGTGATTGA
- a CDS encoding TlpA disulfide reductase family protein, producing the protein MKKIFPQFSLALYTFLLLFFVSACKQPTSENKQTQKTPLLTAGMWRATIQTPGGKLPFQLDIKKNEENQQYTAHIINGEERILLDEFEFVKPDSVKITLHVFDAYLTGKIIDGRRIKGLWIKNGLKKPYEVAFEAEHGKNYRFAPVADANQPLVDFNGRWQVEFTKKDGSTYPAIGIFKQQKRKVTGTFMTTTGDYRYLEGQVNQAGELQISAFDGNHAFLFQATQQGDSLKGQFWHGKSVYESWTGIKNAQAKLPDANRLTYLKPGHDKLAFSFPDMLGKKVSLNDPKFKNKVVLVQIFGTWCPNCLDETAFLAPWYDKNKSRGVEIIGLAYERSPEFAKAKKRIEKMIKRYNIGYDFLFAGHNDKKEAAKTLPMLNHILSFPTTIFIDRQGKVRKIHTGFNGPGTGKYYEDFKRDFKQTMDELIAEGKSQ; encoded by the coding sequence ATGAAAAAGATATTTCCACAATTTTCACTAGCGCTGTACACGTTTTTACTCCTGTTTTTTGTGAGTGCCTGCAAACAACCCACTTCAGAAAACAAACAAACTCAAAAAACGCCCCTACTTACCGCTGGTATGTGGCGTGCTACTATACAAACTCCGGGAGGCAAATTGCCCTTTCAGTTAGACATCAAAAAAAACGAGGAAAACCAACAATATACTGCCCATATCATCAATGGCGAAGAACGCATTTTACTTGATGAATTTGAGTTTGTAAAACCTGATTCGGTCAAGATTACTCTGCACGTGTTTGATGCTTACCTTACGGGTAAAATCATTGATGGGAGGCGTATCAAGGGTTTGTGGATAAAAAACGGGCTCAAAAAACCTTATGAGGTAGCGTTTGAAGCTGAACACGGCAAAAACTACCGTTTTGCTCCTGTAGCTGATGCCAATCAACCATTGGTTGACTTTAATGGTAGGTGGCAGGTAGAGTTTACCAAAAAAGATGGGAGCACATATCCGGCTATAGGTATTTTCAAACAACAAAAACGTAAGGTAACGGGTACTTTTATGACTACTACTGGCGACTACCGTTATCTTGAGGGACAAGTAAACCAAGCTGGTGAGCTACAAATTAGCGCCTTTGATGGCAATCACGCTTTTTTGTTTCAAGCCACCCAACAAGGCGACAGTCTCAAGGGGCAGTTTTGGCATGGTAAAAGTGTATACGAAAGTTGGACAGGGATAAAAAACGCCCAAGCTAAATTACCTGATGCCAACAGGCTTACTTACCTAAAACCTGGTCACGACAAGCTTGCGTTTAGCTTTCCTGATATGTTGGGCAAAAAAGTATCGTTGAATGACCCAAAGTTTAAAAATAAGGTGGTGTTGGTACAAATATTTGGCACTTGGTGCCCCAATTGTTTGGATGAAACGGCTTTTTTAGCTCCCTGGTATGACAAAAATAAAAGTCGTGGGGTAGAAATTATCGGTTTGGCTTATGAACGCAGCCCTGAGTTTGCGAAGGCGAAAAAACGCATTGAGAAGATGATTAAACGGTATAATATAGGGTATGACTTTTTATTTGCGGGGCATAATGATAAAAAAGAAGCCGCGAAAACATTGCCAATGCTCAATCATATTTTATCTTTTCCTACCACCATTTTTATTGACCGCCAGGGCAAGGTACGTAAAATACACACAGGGTTTAACGGCCCCGGAACAGGCAAATATTATGAGGATTTTAAAAGAGATTTTAAACAAACAATGGATGAGTTAATCGCTGAAGGGAAAAGTCAATAA
- a CDS encoding leucine-rich repeat domain-containing protein, translating into MPVHYTPEEVLNLVKLICNGQPENEALAEQIIQGRGLPKALEYFMQIESDALRKKAMCVRYGLVEAFPHLREWNFNPYLKHYNLPLRESFIGLQHFESLERLMINQYRNEVLTLPPEIGLLTQLTALAVLTSQLFELPQEIGQLRNLIEISITYCRLTELPPQIAQWQKLKSLNLKYNKLHRLPPEVSELGLLQRVSLFHNQLQGLPDGFEKLKKIEKLYLGGNQFKVFPKQVLALTNLTELNLYDNQLSEIPAEIVQLTKLQYLYLHSNQLTSLPKIIQRMPSLKAIHLKNNPIAPLHQEKLTRQFAGIILKF; encoded by the coding sequence ATGCCTGTTCACTATACACCCGAAGAAGTGCTTAATCTTGTAAAACTCATTTGCAATGGGCAACCAGAAAATGAAGCACTTGCCGAGCAAATTATTCAAGGCAGAGGATTGCCCAAGGCGCTTGAGTACTTTATGCAAATAGAGAGCGATGCCCTTCGAAAAAAAGCCATGTGTGTTCGGTATGGGTTGGTAGAAGCTTTTCCTCATTTACGTGAATGGAATTTTAACCCTTATCTAAAACACTATAACCTACCCTTAAGAGAGAGTTTTATTGGTTTACAGCATTTTGAGAGCCTTGAGCGCCTCATGATCAACCAATACCGTAATGAGGTATTGACACTGCCTCCCGAAATAGGTTTATTGACCCAGCTTACGGCACTGGCTGTACTTACCTCACAATTGTTTGAGCTACCCCAAGAAATAGGGCAGCTGCGCAACCTCATCGAAATATCTATTACTTATTGTCGTTTGACTGAATTGCCCCCACAAATAGCCCAATGGCAAAAACTCAAATCGCTGAACCTGAAGTACAATAAATTGCATCGCCTACCTCCAGAAGTAAGTGAACTTGGGTTGTTGCAAAGGGTGAGTTTGTTTCATAACCAATTGCAGGGCTTGCCGGATGGTTTTGAAAAGTTAAAAAAAATTGAAAAATTGTATTTAGGAGGCAATCAGTTCAAGGTTTTCCCCAAACAGGTGTTGGCGCTAACAAATTTAACCGAGCTTAATTTATACGATAATCAACTGAGCGAAATACCAGCAGAGATTGTGCAGTTAACCAAACTTCAGTATTTGTATTTGCACAGCAATCAGTTAACTAGTTTACCTAAAATAATCCAGCGAATGCCTAGCTTAAAAGCAATTCATTTGAAGAACAACCCCATAGCACCCCTTCATCAAGAGAAACTCACCAGACAGTTTGCTGGTATCATATTAAAGTTTTGA